A stretch of Pseudolysobacter antarcticus DNA encodes these proteins:
- the lpxC gene encoding UDP-3-O-acyl-N-acetylglucosamine deacetylase: MIKQRTLKNTIRATGVGIHTGEKVYMTLRPAAVDTGIVFRRVDLKVPVEIRASCENVGDTSLSTTLVKGDVRIATIEHLLSAMAGLGIDNAYVDLSAAEVPIMDGSAGPFVFLLQSAGIEEQSVPKRFIRIKKSVTVRDGDKWARFEPFDGFKVGFSIDFNHPIFTKRASTAEIDFSTTSFVKEVSRARTFGFMRDIEMLRERKLVLGGSMDNAIVLDDYRVLNEDGLRYEDEFVKHKILDAIGDLYLLGRSLIGAFFGHKSGHELNNKLLRAMMSDVTAWEEVSFDDPAKLPISYAHPAQAV; encoded by the coding sequence ATGATCAAACAACGCACGTTGAAAAATACCATCCGCGCGACGGGTGTCGGCATCCATACCGGTGAGAAGGTTTACATGACCTTGCGCCCGGCAGCAGTGGATACCGGCATCGTTTTCCGTCGTGTCGATTTGAAAGTACCGGTCGAGATTCGCGCGAGCTGCGAGAATGTCGGCGATACCAGCTTGTCCACGACGCTGGTCAAGGGCGATGTCCGCATCGCCACCATCGAGCACCTGCTCTCGGCGATGGCCGGCCTCGGCATCGACAACGCTTACGTCGACCTGAGTGCCGCCGAAGTGCCGATCATGGACGGCAGCGCGGGTCCGTTCGTGTTCCTGCTGCAGTCCGCAGGTATCGAAGAACAGTCAGTACCGAAACGTTTCATTCGCATCAAAAAATCCGTCACGGTACGTGATGGCGACAAATGGGCGCGCTTCGAGCCGTTCGATGGTTTCAAGGTCGGTTTTTCGATCGACTTCAATCATCCGATTTTCACCAAGCGTGCTTCGACTGCTGAGATCGACTTTTCTACAACGTCGTTCGTGAAGGAAGTGTCACGCGCGCGCACCTTCGGTTTCATGCGTGACATCGAAATGCTGCGTGAGCGCAAGCTCGTGCTCGGCGGATCGATGGATAACGCGATCGTGCTTGATGACTATCGCGTGCTGAATGAAGACGGCCTTCGTTACGAAGACGAGTTCGTCAAGCACAAAATTCTCGACGCCATCGGCGATTTGTATCTGCTCGGACGTAGCCTGATCGGCGCATTCTTCGGTCACAAGTCGGGACACGAGCTCAACAACAAATTGTTGCGCGCAATGATGAGCGACGTCACGGCCTGGGAAGAGGTCAGTTTCGACGATCCGGCCAAGTTGCCGATTTCTTACGCCCATCCGGCGCAAGCCGTCTAA
- a CDS encoding DciA family protein — protein sequence MQSSPPSNPKSPPLSGPIRAAECASLASLTERSRVLEALDRKLRRPLPEPLRSQCRLADVRSGRIVFLANSSTWAAKLRLYQTALLAEARVALGASVEKFAVKVAPSLPVPPNAARPKPLSQAAAAHLRTAANSLADPELRALYLRLASFAE from the coding sequence ATGCAATCTTCGCCCCCCTCCAACCCAAAATCGCCGCCCTTGTCCGGGCCGATTCGTGCTGCAGAGTGCGCTTCCCTCGCGTCGCTCACTGAGCGCTCGCGCGTGCTGGAAGCACTGGATCGAAAACTGCGCCGTCCACTCCCCGAACCACTTCGTAGCCAATGTCGCCTGGCTGATGTGCGCTCGGGTCGGATCGTTTTTCTAGCGAACTCTTCCACGTGGGCGGCAAAGCTCAGGCTTTACCAAACCGCCCTGCTCGCCGAAGCCCGTGTTGCCCTCGGTGCGAGTGTCGAAAAATTTGCCGTCAAAGTGGCGCCCTCGCTGCCTGTTCCCCCGAACGCAGCAAGGCCGAAGCCCCTTTCGCAAGCCGCTGCTGCACATTTACGTACAGCAGCGAATTCTCTAGCTGACCCCGAATTGCGGGCCTTGTATCTTCGTCTGGCGTCCTTCGCCGAGTGA
- a CDS encoding M23 family metallopeptidase, translated as MKVGLAVTLCGLTCAGLGVCATLVIAGPSDHALAGIRAMHAQVLAQQGALDALDASSHRNLDALALKLGELQAQATRLNALGERLTQVGKLEDGEFDFKEAPALGGPEDTSAPSHALDEQFSASITRMHAQFDEQEAQLSVLENLLLDRKISNALLPQGMPVATGYIGSGYGGRSDPINGHSEFHSGIDFDAAPGTPIQAVAEGVVTWNGERPGYGNVVEVDHGNGYMTRYAHNQQNMVAVGTRVHAGQIIAKVGSTGRATGPHCHFEVWLDGHPVNPLSYVQGKHHNG; from the coding sequence TTGAAGGTAGGCTTGGCGGTTACGCTGTGTGGTTTGACCTGTGCTGGCTTGGGCGTTTGCGCCACGCTGGTGATTGCCGGACCTAGCGATCATGCGCTGGCCGGAATCCGCGCGATGCACGCGCAGGTTCTCGCCCAGCAGGGCGCACTGGATGCACTGGATGCCTCATCGCACCGAAATCTGGACGCGTTGGCATTGAAGCTGGGCGAATTGCAGGCACAAGCTACGCGCTTGAATGCACTCGGTGAGCGTTTGACCCAGGTCGGCAAGCTCGAAGACGGCGAGTTCGACTTCAAGGAAGCGCCGGCATTGGGCGGCCCCGAAGATACCTCGGCGCCGTCGCATGCGCTGGACGAACAATTTTCGGCGTCGATCACGCGCATGCACGCGCAGTTCGATGAACAGGAAGCGCAACTTTCGGTGCTTGAAAATTTATTGCTGGATCGCAAGATCAGCAACGCGCTGCTGCCGCAAGGCATGCCGGTCGCGACCGGATACATCGGCTCCGGTTACGGCGGTCGCAGTGATCCGATCAATGGCCACAGCGAATTCCATAGCGGTATTGATTTTGATGCAGCACCGGGTACGCCGATCCAGGCCGTCGCGGAAGGTGTCGTCACGTGGAACGGCGAACGTCCGGGTTACGGCAATGTGGTTGAAGTCGATCACGGCAACGGCTACATGACACGTTATGCGCACAATCAGCAGAATATGGTGGCGGTAGGCACGCGCGTGCACGCTGGGCAGATCATCGCCAAGGTCGGTTCGACCGGACGCGCTACCGGTCCGCATTGTCACTTCGAGGTGTGGCTGGACGGACATCCGGTCAATCCGCTGAGTTATGTGCAAGGCAAGCATCACAACGGCTAG
- the secA gene encoding preprotein translocase subunit SecA, with product MFNNVLTRIFGSRNERLLRQMNKTVVQINKLEPATQALSDDELRAKTDEFKQRLAAGETLDQLLPEAFAVVREASQRVLGLRHYDVQLIGGMVLHSGKIAEMRTGEGKTLVGTLPVYLNALTGTGVHVVTVNDYLARRDSAWMGKVYAFLGMRVGVVYPGMNHADKHDAYAADITYGTNNEYGFDYLRDNMALSRDQRYQRGLNFAIVDEVDSILIDEARTPLIISGPADDSPQLYIKINRLVPRLTRQEKEETGGDYWVDEKQKQVHLSEEGMEHAEQLLRADGIVGADESLYDTAHLAIVHHLNAALRANALYQRDVDYIVRDGEVIIVDEFTGRTLAGRRWSDGLHQAVESKEGVPIQRENQTLASITFQNFFRMYKKLGGMTGTADTEAYEFQSIYGLEVVVIPTHRPMVRKDNQDMIFLKQNFKFDAVVEDIKDCHERLQPVLVGTTSIETSEYIAGLLVKAKIPHEVLNAKQHEREAHIVAQAGQPGAVTIATNMAGRGTDIVLGGNFESEIAALGEEPNEAERDRLRAAWQQRHDAVLASGGLHIIGTERHESRRIDNQLRGRSGRQGDPGSSRFYLSLEDSLLRIFMGEGVARLMRAFGMKEHEALEDRLITRQIEKAQRKVEAHNFDIRKHLLEFDDVANDQRKVIYEQRNELLDADNISENVDNIRYDVFSDLCRKYVPQNSIDEQWRLGDLEKALDDDFGLQLDLKHWAEDQKELDADDVRDHVIAQMERYFREKETLVTSEVMRALEKHVMLTVLDTTWKEHLSSMDYLRQGIYLRGYAQKQPKQEFQRESFLLFQTMLERVKSEVVTMLARVRVRSEEEVAAMEEQQRLQQERVPLQFQHADANGYQAEGAPPANVAPDSQPLTREAPKVGRNDPCPCGSGKKFKQCHGRLA from the coding sequence ATGTTCAATAATGTTCTGACGCGCATCTTCGGCAGCCGCAACGAGCGCCTGTTGCGCCAGATGAATAAAACCGTTGTGCAGATCAACAAGCTCGAGCCCGCCACGCAGGCGCTCAGCGATGATGAATTGCGCGCCAAGACCGACGAGTTCAAGCAGCGTCTCGCCGCTGGTGAAACGCTTGACCAATTGCTGCCCGAGGCCTTTGCCGTCGTGCGTGAGGCATCGCAGCGCGTGCTTGGTCTGCGCCACTACGATGTGCAATTGATCGGCGGCATGGTGCTGCATTCCGGCAAGATCGCCGAGATGCGTACCGGCGAAGGTAAGACGCTGGTCGGAACCTTGCCGGTGTATCTCAATGCATTGACCGGCACCGGTGTGCACGTCGTCACCGTCAATGATTACCTGGCGCGGCGCGACTCGGCCTGGATGGGCAAGGTCTACGCGTTCCTCGGCATGCGTGTCGGTGTGGTTTATCCCGGCATGAATCACGCCGACAAACACGATGCGTACGCCGCCGACATCACCTATGGCACCAATAACGAATACGGATTCGATTATCTGCGCGACAATATGGCGCTGTCGCGTGACCAGCGTTATCAGCGCGGCCTGAATTTTGCGATCGTCGATGAAGTCGATTCGATCCTGATCGATGAAGCGCGCACGCCGCTGATCATCTCCGGTCCGGCCGACGATTCGCCGCAGCTCTACATCAAGATCAATCGTCTCGTGCCGCGTCTGACGCGTCAGGAAAAAGAAGAAACCGGCGGCGATTATTGGGTCGACGAAAAACAGAAGCAGGTGCATCTGTCCGAAGAAGGCATGGAACACGCCGAGCAGTTGTTGCGCGCTGATGGCATCGTCGGTGCCGACGAAAGCTTGTACGACACGGCACATCTCGCGATCGTGCATCACTTGAATGCGGCATTGCGCGCGAATGCGCTGTACCAGCGCGACGTGGATTACATTGTGCGCGATGGCGAAGTGATCATCGTCGATGAGTTCACGGGTCGTACGCTCGCCGGTCGACGCTGGTCTGATGGTTTGCATCAGGCGGTGGAATCGAAGGAAGGCGTGCCGATCCAGCGCGAGAACCAGACACTCGCTTCGATCACGTTCCAGAACTTCTTCCGCATGTACAAGAAGCTCGGCGGCATGACCGGCACGGCGGATACCGAAGCCTACGAATTCCAGTCGATCTACGGTTTGGAAGTGGTGGTGATCCCGACGCATCGACCAATGGTGCGCAAGGACAATCAGGACATGATTTTCCTGAAGCAGAATTTCAAGTTCGATGCGGTGGTCGAGGACATCAAGGATTGCCACGAGCGCCTGCAACCGGTGCTGGTTGGAACGACCTCCATCGAAACTTCGGAATACATCGCCGGCTTGCTGGTCAAGGCCAAAATTCCACACGAAGTGCTCAATGCCAAGCAGCACGAACGCGAGGCGCATATCGTCGCCCAGGCCGGCCAGCCCGGCGCGGTCACGATCGCCACGAACATGGCCGGTCGCGGTACCGACATCGTGCTCGGCGGCAATTTCGAATCCGAAATCGCTGCCTTGGGCGAAGAGCCCAATGAGGCCGAACGTGATCGTCTGCGCGCCGCGTGGCAACAGCGCCATGATGCTGTGCTGGCCTCGGGCGGTTTGCATATCATCGGCACCGAGCGCCATGAATCGCGCCGTATCGATAACCAGTTGCGTGGTCGTTCTGGCCGTCAGGGCGATCCGGGTTCAAGCCGTTTTTATCTGTCGCTCGAAGACAGCTTGTTGCGCATCTTCATGGGCGAAGGCGTGGCGCGGTTGATGCGTGCGTTCGGCATGAAAGAACACGAGGCGCTGGAAGATCGCCTGATCACGCGCCAGATCGAAAAAGCGCAGCGCAAGGTCGAAGCGCACAACTTCGATATCCGTAAACATCTGCTCGAGTTCGATGACGTCGCCAACGATCAGCGCAAGGTGATCTACGAACAGCGCAACGAGTTGCTTGACGCTGACAATATTTCCGAGAACGTCGACAATATCCGCTACGACGTGTTCTCCGATCTGTGCCGCAAATATGTGCCGCAGAACAGTATCGATGAACAGTGGCGCCTCGGCGATCTGGAAAAAGCGCTGGATGACGATTTTGGTCTGCAGCTCGATCTGAAACATTGGGCCGAGGATCAGAAGGAGCTCGACGCCGATGACGTGCGTGATCATGTCATCGCGCAGATGGAGCGCTATTTCCGCGAGAAGGAAACGCTGGTCACTTCCGAAGTCATGCGCGCGCTCGAAAAGCACGTCATGCTGACCGTGCTCGACACCACCTGGAAAGAACATCTGTCGAGCATGGATTATCTGCGTCAGGGAATTTACCTTCGCGGTTATGCGCAGAAGCAGCCGAAGCAGGAATTCCAGCGCGAATCGTTCTTGCTGTTCCAGACCATGCTCGAGCGCGTCAAGAGCGAAGTCGTGACGATGCTGGCGCGCGTGCGTGTGCGCAGCGAGGAAGAAGTTGCGGCGATGGAAGAGCAACAGCGTCTGCAACAGGAGCGTGTGCCGCTGCAGTTTCAGCACGCCGACGCAAATGGTTATCAGGCGGAAGGCGCGCCGCCGGCCAACGTCGCGCCGGACTCGCAGCCGCTCACGCGTGAGGCGCCGAAGGTCGGTCGCAACGATCCGTGCCCGTGCGGTTCGGGCAAGAAATTCAAGCAGTGCCATGGACGACTCGCCTGA
- a CDS encoding Nudix family hydrolase → MKKTPMYVVAGVIRDARGRILLAQRPPGKHLAGLWEYPGGKLEAGETPEQALARELHEELGIHTTAMRRLIRIPWHYPDKDIVLDVFDVLAYNGEPSSCEGQQLQWHALGELSGADMPPADRPVLAALKLPHEYAISPEPTNPAEFLTALDRVLARGVRLVQLRGKTISRELLRELVPVVLDRCRAANARLLLNGDIALAQEFELDGVHLTSAQLMQHSSRPLPTEQWLAASCHDEAELQHAMAIGVDFVTLSPVSLASSHPHAPVMGWEGFAALCAQAALPVYALGGLRSADADTARVHGAQGIAGISTFWS, encoded by the coding sequence ATGAAAAAAACGCCTATGTATGTCGTTGCCGGCGTGATCCGCGATGCGCGCGGACGGATCCTGCTGGCGCAGCGACCACCAGGAAAACATCTGGCGGGACTGTGGGAATATCCGGGTGGCAAACTCGAAGCCGGTGAAACTCCCGAGCAAGCATTGGCGCGCGAGTTGCACGAAGAACTCGGTATCCACACCACGGCGATGCGACGGTTGATCCGCATTCCGTGGCATTACCCGGATAAAGACATCGTACTCGACGTATTCGATGTGCTGGCTTACAACGGTGAGCCGAGCTCGTGCGAAGGCCAGCAATTGCAGTGGCATGCGCTCGGGGAATTGTCCGGTGCGGATATGCCACCAGCGGATCGCCCGGTGCTGGCGGCGCTCAAGCTGCCGCATGAATATGCGATTTCGCCGGAGCCGACAAATCCCGCTGAATTTCTGACAGCGCTGGATCGCGTGCTCGCGCGCGGCGTGCGTCTGGTGCAACTGCGTGGCAAAACCATATCACGCGAATTGCTACGCGAACTGGTTCCCGTGGTGCTGGATCGTTGTCGTGCGGCGAATGCCCGATTGCTGTTGAATGGCGATATTGCGCTGGCGCAGGAATTTGAACTCGACGGCGTTCATTTGACGTCAGCGCAATTGATGCAGCATTCGTCGCGACCGCTGCCGACCGAGCAATGGCTAGCAGCGTCGTGTCACGACGAAGCAGAGTTGCAGCATGCGATGGCGATTGGCGTGGATTTCGTCACTCTCTCGCCGGTGTCGCTGGCAAGCAGTCATCCGCATGCGCCTGTCATGGGCTGGGAGGGCTTCGCCGCGCTTTGCGCGCAGGCAGCGCTGCCTGTGTATGCCCTCGGTGGTTTGCGCTCCGCAGACGCCGATACAGCGCGTGTGCACGGCGCGCAAGGCATAGCGGGTATTTCGACGTTTTGGAGTTAG
- the coaE gene encoding dephospho-CoA kinase (Dephospho-CoA kinase (CoaE) performs the final step in coenzyme A biosynthesis.), translating to MNSVAVDRGRLVVVITGGIASGKSAVSRQFEQLGMCVHDADLIARELVAPGQPALLDITRVFGSDAITATGELDRKYMRERVFANPQLRHELEAILHPGVRDELHARVRRDATAYSILAIPLLVESAHDYDWINRVLVIDVPESLQIERLLQRDGVTVELAQQILAAQASRSARLARADDVIENTGTLEELNAAVEQLHQRYLTLVSH from the coding sequence GTGAATTCCGTCGCAGTTGATCGCGGACGGCTTGTCGTTGTAATCACCGGCGGCATTGCATCGGGCAAGAGTGCAGTCTCGCGCCAATTCGAACAGCTTGGCATGTGTGTGCACGATGCGGATTTGATCGCACGCGAACTGGTAGCTCCCGGTCAACCGGCATTGCTGGATATCACGCGCGTGTTCGGCAGCGATGCGATTACCGCAACTGGCGAACTCGACCGCAAATACATGCGCGAGCGCGTGTTCGCCAATCCGCAACTGCGGCATGAGCTCGAAGCGATTTTGCATCCAGGTGTGCGCGACGAACTTCACGCGCGGGTGCGTCGCGATGCAACGGCCTACAGCATTCTGGCGATTCCGCTATTGGTCGAATCCGCGCATGACTACGACTGGATAAATCGCGTGCTGGTCATCGACGTACCCGAATCATTGCAGATCGAGCGCTTGCTGCAACGCGACGGCGTCACCGTGGAACTTGCGCAGCAGATTCTGGCAGCGCAAGCGAGCCGTTCGGCGCGTCTGGCGCGTGCCGACGATGTGATCGAAAACACCGGCACGCTGGAAGAATTGAATGCCGCGGTCGAGCAATTGCATCAACGTTACCTGACGCTGGTATCGCACTAG
- a CDS encoding prepilin peptidase has translation MLELLQASPVASVALAGVLGLIVGSFLNVVILRLPARMLHDWQQQSREFLELDAPTTPTPAPPGIVREPSHCPHCKHALGAFENIPLISWLVLRGRCRHCQTPISIQYPLVELLTGIASAVIVWKFGLTYQAAAGLTFSWTLIALGGIDARTQLLPDNLTLPLLWLGLLIALVPLFVDGNTSILGAIVGYLSLWSVYWLFKLLTGKEGMGHGDFKLLAALGAWMGWTSILPIVLLSSLVGALIGGGLMLLRGQDRSIPFAFGPFIAIAGWVQFVWGAEIIALWQHTLGLG, from the coding sequence ATGCTTGAACTCCTGCAAGCCTCGCCCGTGGCGAGCGTGGCGCTCGCTGGCGTCCTGGGTCTGATCGTCGGCAGTTTCCTCAACGTCGTGATTCTGCGTCTGCCGGCGCGCATGCTGCACGACTGGCAACAGCAGAGCCGCGAATTCCTTGAACTGGACGCACCAACCACGCCGACTCCCGCGCCACCGGGCATCGTGCGTGAGCCTTCGCATTGCCCACACTGCAAACATGCGCTCGGCGCCTTCGAAAATATCCCGCTAATTAGCTGGCTGGTACTACGCGGTCGCTGCCGGCACTGCCAAACGCCCATTTCGATCCAATATCCACTCGTGGAATTGCTGACCGGCATCGCTTCAGCCGTGATCGTATGGAAGTTCGGCCTGACCTATCAGGCCGCAGCGGGACTGACTTTCAGCTGGACGCTGATCGCACTCGGTGGCATTGATGCGCGCACGCAGTTATTGCCGGACAATCTCACGCTGCCGTTGCTCTGGCTTGGCTTGTTGATTGCCCTGGTTCCGCTGTTTGTCGATGGCAATACCAGCATCCTCGGCGCGATCGTCGGCTATCTCAGTCTGTGGTCGGTGTACTGGCTGTTCAAACTGCTCACGGGCAAGGAAGGCATGGGCCATGGCGACTTCAAACTGCTGGCCGCGCTCGGCGCATGGATGGGCTGGACCAGCATCCTGCCGATCGTGTTGCTGTCGTCCCTCGTCGGCGCCTTGATCGGTGGCGGCTTGATGCTGCTGCGTGGCCAGGATCGCTCCATTCCATTTGCCTTCGGCCCATTCATCGCGATTGCGGGCTGGGTGCAGTTTGTATGGGGCGCTGAGATCATCGCGTTATGGCAACACACGCTGGGATTGGGGTGA
- a CDS encoding type II secretion system F family protein, translated as MATVAAIKAGKTTGAARAQVNQMLPFQWVGTDKRGVKLKGDHVGKSITMVKAELRRQGINVTSIKPKSKPLFGAAGKTVTAREIAVFSRQLATMMAAGIPMVQAFEIVASGQDNPRMKNMLIDVKTSIEGGSSLTESLAKYPVQFDELYRNLVGAGEAAGVLDSVLDTVATYKENLETIKAKIKKALFYPAIVLAVAFLVAAVLLIFVLPTFQTVFKAAGSDLPAFTLMLVNCSDFLIAYWWLVLAVVIGSIVGLVMLKNRSPAFAHLIDRVMLKIPVIGKILHQSAIARFARTLGVTFRAGVPLVEALSAVGGATGSIVYAQATERVREDVSVGHSLQLSMRQTNLFPNMVVQMVSIGEESGALDTMLFKIAEFYEQEVNNAVDTLSTLLEPFIMMIIGVVVGSIVVGMYLPIFKLAATM; from the coding sequence ATGGCAACAGTAGCCGCAATCAAAGCCGGAAAAACAACCGGCGCTGCGCGAGCGCAGGTCAATCAGATGCTGCCGTTTCAATGGGTAGGAACTGACAAGCGCGGGGTCAAGCTCAAGGGCGACCATGTAGGTAAATCGATAACGATGGTCAAGGCGGAGCTACGTCGCCAAGGTATCAACGTCACCTCCATCAAACCGAAGAGTAAACCGCTGTTTGGCGCTGCCGGAAAAACGGTTACTGCGCGTGAAATTGCGGTCTTCAGTCGTCAGCTGGCAACGATGATGGCGGCCGGCATTCCGATGGTGCAAGCCTTCGAGATTGTGGCTAGTGGCCAGGACAATCCTCGCATGAAAAACATGTTGATCGATGTCAAGACATCAATCGAGGGTGGCTCGTCGTTGACCGAATCGCTGGCCAAATATCCGGTGCAATTCGATGAGCTTTATCGCAACTTAGTAGGTGCGGGCGAAGCCGCTGGTGTGCTCGATTCGGTATTGGATACGGTCGCCACGTACAAGGAAAATCTCGAAACCATAAAGGCCAAGATCAAGAAGGCGCTTTTTTATCCTGCGATCGTTTTGGCGGTGGCGTTTTTGGTTGCTGCAGTCTTGTTGATATTTGTGCTGCCTACATTTCAAACCGTTTTCAAAGCAGCGGGCTCTGATCTTCCGGCGTTTACTTTGATGCTGGTAAATTGCTCGGATTTTCTGATCGCCTACTGGTGGTTGGTGCTAGCTGTGGTGATCGGCTCGATTGTCGGTTTGGTCATGCTGAAAAATCGCTCGCCCGCTTTCGCCCACTTGATTGATCGCGTCATGCTGAAAATTCCGGTCATCGGCAAAATCCTGCATCAATCAGCAATCGCGCGATTTGCCCGTACTCTTGGCGTCACATTCAGAGCCGGCGTTCCGCTGGTTGAAGCACTCAGCGCTGTTGGCGGCGCAACCGGCAGCATCGTCTACGCGCAAGCGACCGAGCGAGTACGCGAAGACGTATCCGTAGGTCATTCCTTGCAACTCTCGATGCGGCAGACCAATCTTTTCCCGAACATGGTGGTCCAGATGGTCTCGATTGGCGAGGAATCGGGCGCACTCGACACCATGCTCTTCAAGATCGCCGAATTCTATGAGCAAGAGGTCAATAACGCGGTCGATACCTTGAGCACTCTGCTTGAGCCGTTCATCATGATGATTATCGGCGTGGTTGTCGGCAGTATCGTGGTCGGTATGTATCTGCCGATTTTCAAACTCGCCGCAACGATGTAA
- the pilB gene encoding type IV-A pilus assembly ATPase PilB: MNPMALAGLNGIARRLVAEGTVTDVDIRKAIEASTRLKTPLASYLVEHALISDAKMALASSVEFGLPLFDLSALDLSQAPIKLVSEKTITQHKALPLFKRGNRLFVGISDPTHQRVLDEIKFQANLAVEPILVQQDLLDRAIDQAMNQAGPIMDGLEDSEGLENLELGDTSDDGEAGSSGVDATGTDDAPVVRFINKVLIDAIKRGASDIHFEPYENTYRVRFRMDGILRNMAAPPIKMSPRISSRIKVMSGLDIAEKRVPQDGRIKLNLSKTKAIDFRVSTCPTLFGEKAVLRILDASAAKLGIDKLGYEEDQKELFLNAIDKPYGMVLVTGPTGSGKTVSLYTALNILNTEGRNISTVEDPVEIRLSGINQVQFNLKRGMTFSTALRSFLRQDPDVIMVGEIRDLETAEIAIKAAQTGHMVLSTLHTNDAPQTIARLMNMGIAPYNITSSVTLVIAQRLMRRLHDCKQPFTLPEAALLKEGFTAEEIPHLHLYDALGCSSCNEGFKGRVGVYQVMPITESIGQIILEGGGAAQIANQARSEGIRDLRQSALLKLKNGLSSLTEINRVTKD; this comes from the coding sequence ATGAACCCAATGGCATTGGCGGGTCTTAACGGCATCGCTCGCAGGCTGGTGGCAGAAGGCACCGTCACCGATGTGGATATCCGCAAAGCTATTGAAGCGAGCACGCGGCTCAAAACGCCGTTGGCGAGCTATCTGGTCGAGCACGCCCTGATCAGCGATGCAAAAATGGCGCTGGCAAGTTCGGTGGAGTTTGGACTGCCGCTGTTTGATCTCAGTGCACTTGATCTGAGTCAGGCTCCGATCAAGCTGGTCAGCGAAAAAACCATCACCCAGCACAAGGCTTTGCCGCTGTTCAAGCGTGGCAATCGGTTGTTTGTGGGCATTTCCGATCCCACCCATCAGCGTGTGCTGGATGAGATCAAGTTCCAGGCGAATCTCGCGGTTGAGCCGATTCTGGTACAACAGGATTTACTGGATCGCGCCATCGACCAGGCGATGAACCAAGCTGGTCCGATCATGGATGGATTGGAAGACTCAGAGGGCCTGGAGAATCTCGAGCTTGGTGACACCAGCGACGATGGCGAGGCGGGAAGCTCTGGCGTTGATGCAACCGGTACCGACGATGCGCCGGTAGTACGCTTCATCAACAAAGTGCTGATCGATGCGATCAAACGCGGCGCATCCGATATTCATTTCGAGCCATACGAAAACACCTACCGTGTGCGTTTTCGCATGGATGGCATTCTGCGCAACATGGCCGCACCGCCGATAAAGATGAGCCCGCGCATCAGCTCTCGCATCAAGGTGATGTCCGGGCTCGATATCGCCGAGAAACGTGTGCCGCAAGATGGTCGTATCAAACTCAACCTATCAAAAACCAAGGCCATCGATTTTCGTGTCAGCACCTGCCCGACCTTGTTCGGGGAAAAAGCGGTTCTGCGTATTCTGGATGCCTCGGCGGCCAAACTCGGTATCGACAAGCTCGGTTATGAGGAGGATCAGAAAGAGTTGTTCCTCAACGCCATCGACAAGCCGTATGGCATGGTGCTGGTCACAGGCCCGACGGGTTCCGGCAAGACCGTATCGCTGTACACTGCGCTGAACATACTGAATACCGAAGGGCGCAATATCTCGACCGTCGAAGACCCTGTTGAAATACGCCTTAGCGGCATCAACCAGGTACAGTTCAATCTCAAGCGCGGCATGACCTTTTCTACCGCACTGCGCTCGTTCTTGCGCCAGGATCCCGACGTGATCATGGTCGGCGAAATTCGCGATCTTGAAACGGCGGAGATCGCCATCAAGGCAGCGCAAACCGGCCACATGGTGTTGTCCACCCTGCATACCAACGATGCGCCGCAAACCATTGCACGTTTGATGAATATGGGCATAGCGCCTTACAACATCACTTCTTCGGTAACACTGGTTATCGCACAGCGTTTGATGCGACGTTTGCACGATTGCAAACAACCGTTCACGCTACCCGAAGCAGCCTTGCTCAAGGAAGGTTTTACCGCGGAAGAAATTCCGCATCTGCATCTTTACGATGCCTTGGGTTGCTCTTCCTGCAATGAAGGGTTCAAGGGGCGCGTTGGTGTCTACCAGGTGATGCCGATCACCGAGTCGATCGGACAAATCATCCTTGAGGGCGGTGGCGCGGCGCAAATCGCCAACCAAGCTCGCTCCGAAGGGATTCGTGATCTACGCCAGTCTGCATTGCTCAAATTGAAAAACGGTTTGTCGAGCCTCACCGAAATCAACCGCGTCACCAAGGATTAA